From the genome of Vicia villosa cultivar HV-30 ecotype Madison, WI linkage group LG2, Vvil1.0, whole genome shotgun sequence, one region includes:
- the LOC131649102 gene encoding uncharacterized protein LOC131649102, protein MEIKNRKPFCLSFKGVPTPLKMLCDNVSGALVLSESLNKLISLVRTKVDEALLNTMIRFYDPLLHCFTYRDFQLVPTLEEFSSILGLPILDQIPYTSEEETPKFEDVAAALHLPRSKIKKAWVNKGEYTGLPIDFLYNQADILINATSMDALEKVLACLIYGQVLFPRYDKIVDVIALKNFISNNPVPTLLGDLLHSINHRSSKGKGLTWAQRIIKLSYDDVIWSQREIEGSHLFDSCGDFPNVPLLGTRGGITYNRILARHQFGFALKDKPRSIYLSAENFDYDSDPTGKKKLFIKAWSKVKKIGVRVLGLRNHIPSDLYFKWVYDRVVVYGIPYPSDTPIVPRITPPVVHVEVEPYVPAPNEDLAATIACLRQEKVDLEKRLHKVEEEKAIMAANAKERDSMLDYFSRKRL, encoded by the exons atggaaatTAAAAATCGTAAGCCTTTTTGCCTCAGCTTCAAGGGAGTGCCTACACCTTTGAAGATGCTTTGTGACAATGTTTCTGGTGCTCTCGTGCTTTCCGAGTCTCTTAACAAGTTAATCAGCTTGGtacgaaccaaagtggatgaagcacTCCTCAACACCATGATCCGGTTTTATGATCCTCTACTGCATTGCTTTACTTATAGGGACTTCCAGTTGGttcctacattggaagaattctcctccattttaggattaccaatACTTGATCAGATACCCTACACCAGTGAAGAAGAAACTCCTAAGTTTGAAGatgttgctgctgcattgcatttgcctcgatcaaaaattaaaaaagctTGGGTGAATAAAGGAGAATATACTGGGTTACCGATTGACTTCTTGTATAATCAAGCTgacattttgatcaatgctacAAGTATGGATGCTCTTGAAAAAGTCCTCGCTTGCCTAATCTATGGACAAGTGTTGTTCCCTCGTTATGATAAAATTGTGGATGTGATTGCTCTCAAGAACTTCATTAGTAACAATCCGGTTCCTACTTTATTGGGTGACTTGCTGCATTCCATCAATCATCGATCATCTAAAGGAAAAG gtttgacttgggcTCAAAGAATCATCAAGCTTTCCTACGATGATGTCATTTGGAGTCAAAGGGAGATTGAAGGATCTCATttatttgatagttgtggagatttcccgaatgtacctcttcttggtactcgAGGGGGAATAACTTATAATCGTATTCTGGCTAGACATCAATTTGGTTTCGCTCTAAAAGACAAGCCTcgttccatatatcttagtgcagAAAATTTTGATTATGATTCAGACCCTACTGGAAAAAAGAAGTTGTTCATCAAAGCTTGGTCCAAGGTGAAGAAAATAGGAGTAAGAGTATTAGGATTGAGGAATCACATCCCTTCAGATCTGTATTTTAaatgggtttatgatcgagtGGTTGTGTATGGCATACCATATCCATCTGATACTCCTATAGTTCCAAGGATTACTCCTCCCGTCGTTCATGTGGAAGTGGAACCATATGTACCCGCTCCTaacgaagaccttgctgccaccaTTGCTTGCCTAAGACAAGAAAAAGTTGATTTGGAAAAACGCTTACATAAAgtggaagaagaaaaagcaaTAATGGCGGCCAATGCCAAAGAGCGTGATAGCATGCTTGATTACTTTTCccgcaa AAGGCTTTGA